The Pirellulales bacterium DNA window ATGATGCTCTCGATGGTGACGTTCATCTCCTCGCTCGTGGCCATCTATTCGATCGGCTACATGCACGGCGATCGCGGCTATTGGCGGTTCTTCAGCTACATCGGCCTGTTTGTATTCTCGATGACGATGCTCGTGTCGGTGAGCAATTTCGTGCTGCTGTATGTATTTTGGGAAGCGGTCGGCTTGTGCAGTTATCTGCTGATCGGTTTTTGGTATGAAAAGCCATCGGCCGTGGCGGCGGGGAAAAAAGCGTTTCTGGTGAACCGCATCGGCGACTTCGGTTTTGGCTTGGGGCTGTTTCTGATTTGGACCACCTACGGCACGCTCGATTTCCACGACACGGTGCCGCCGGTGATGCTAGAAATACAAAACGGCGGAGGGATTGAGCCGGCACATGTCGCGCGGGAGATTGCAGAGTTCGATTCCACGCACCAGCCCGGCGTGTTGGGTCAAATTCGGCTCTCGGTTCCCAATGGCGGCGGTTATGTCGGCGGCGCAGTTGGCACGGCAATTTGCTTGCTGCTCTTGGCCGGCGCTTGCGGCAAAAGCGCGCAGTTTCCGCTGTACGTCTGGCTTCCCGATGCGATGGAAGGCCCGACGCCCGTCAGCGCGTTGATCCACGCGGCCACGATGGTCACCGCCGGCGTGTATATGATTGCGCGCTGTACGCCGCTGTTTTTTGCCGCCCCGCAAGCGCAGCATGCCGTCGCGCTCATCGGCTGCTTCACGGCCCTCTTGGCCGCGCTGATCGCGCTGACACAAACCGATCTGAAACGCGTGTTGGCGTATTCCACGGTCAGCCAGCTCGGCTACATGTTCTTAAGTCTCGGCATCGGTTGGCTGCCGGGCATTATTTTCGGCATGTTCCATTTGTTTACGCATGCGTTTTTCAAGGCCCTGCTGTTCCTTGGGGCCGGCAGCGTGATGCATAGCATGGGGGGCGTGATCGACATGCGAAAATTCGGCGGACTGCGAAAGCTCATGCCGATCACGTGTATCACGTTTCTCGCCGGCTGCCTGGCCTTGGCCGGCGTCTGGCCGTTTGCCGGCTTCTGGAGCAAAGACGGAATCCTGGCGACCACGCTCGAGCGCGGGCAGGCGGGCGGCTCGTCCGGCGTGTTCGGCATTCATGGGCTGACCGAGGGCGGATTTTTCACCACGCTCTATTGGGTCGGCCTGGCGACCGCGCTGCTCACGGCGTTCTACACGTTCCGCGCGTTCTTCTGGACATTTTGCGGGCCGGAAAAAATTCCCGAGGAAGCCGGCCATCATGCCCACGAATCGCCCCGCACGATGACTGTTCCGCTAATGGTCCTGGCCGTTTGCGCGACGATCGTCGGCTTTATGTTCCTGTCGAGCTTCGAGGAATTCTTGAAGCTCGCTCCGTCGCTGGCGTGGCATGCGATCCCGGCCGGCGAGGTCAGTGAAACGATCCACACCCGCGTCGGGGTGACAAGCACGCTCGTGGCTCTCTTGGGCATCGGCGTGGCGGCATTTTTGTATCTGGGCGACCGCAAGCACGTCGATGCGCTGACACGGATTTTCCGGCTGGGCTACGAACTTTCCTACGGCAAGTTTTTCGTCGATCCGCTCTACGATTGGCTGATTGTCAGGCCGCTGCACGTCGTGGCCTGGATTTGCAATTTCGTCGATCGCTGGCTGATCGACGGACTGGTGAACCTGTTCGGCGCGATCCCGCCGCTGTTCGGCGCCGCGCTGCGCTCGTTGCAAAACGGCGTGGTGCAGTTCTATGCGATGGCGATGATCCTCGGCCTGCTGGTGCTGATCGGCACGCTGATCCCCTGGCCGAAGTGAGGGGGCAATGAAGAGCGACAATTGTAGCAGGCACACTCCGTGTGCCGTCGGCGCTCCGCGACGCGCTGCGCACAGAGCAGCCCAGGCGGCACACGGAGCGTGCCTGCTACGTTATCCGGCGGCGGACGTGCAAGTGGCGATGTAGTTTATGTCTTAGCTGAAATTCGAATCTCAAATGTCAAATCTGCTGCTGATTACGATCGGTTTTCCGCTTATCGGCGTGGCGCTCGCGGCGCTCGCGGCCCATTGGGGACGCGACGCGGTGCGGCAAAGCGCGCTGATGACATCCCTGATCACGCTCGTGCTGGCGATCGTCGTCGTGGCCCATTATCCGTTCGGAGCCGCGGCCGGCAGTTCGTCGATCCCCTATGCCGCCAGCAATCTGGCCTGGCTGGGGCAAGATGCGTCGCTGCACGGCATCAATATCCATTTCAGCGTCGGTTTAGATGGATTGAGCGTGTGGCTTTTCGGGCTGGCGGCGCTGCTGACATTTTGTGCCGTGCTGGTGAGTTGGGATTCGATCTCGGATCGGCCGGCTGGGTTTTATGGGCTGCTCTTATTGTTGGAAACCGGCATGCTCGGCGTGTTCGCGGCGGGCGACATCATCTTGTTCTACGTGTTCTTCGAATTCACGCTGATTCCGCTCTTTTTTCTGATCGGCATCTGGGGCAGCGAAGAGCGGCGCTACGCGGCCACGAAGTTTTTCCTGTTCACGTTTGCCGGCAGCGTGCTGACGTTTCTCGGCTTGTTGACGATCGTGCTTTGGCAATCCATGTCGTCGCACAAGCTGACGTTTTCGATCGCGCAGCTCACCGTCGCATTGGCTCACAATCCGTTGCCGAACGACGCGGCCCACGGCTACTTGCAGATGCTCGTGTTCCTGGCGCTATTTGCCGGCTTTGCGATCAAGGTGCCGCTGTTTCCGCTCCATACATGGCTGCCGCTGGCCCACACACAAGCTCCCGCGGCGGGCAGCGTGCTGTTGGCGGGCGTGCTGTTGAAAATCGGCAGCTATGGCTTCTTGCGGTTCAGCATGCCGATGCTGCCGGCGGCAACGGCCATTTGCGTGCCGTGGCTGTTGTGGCTGGCGGTGATCGGCATTCTTTATGGGGCCCTATTGGCCCTGGCGCAGAAAGACATCAAGCGGCTCGTGGCCTGTTCGAGCGTCAGCCACATGGGCTTTTGCATGCTCGGCATCTTCGCGCTCAATCCCCTCGGGCTGCAAGGGGGCGTGTTGCAGATGATCAACCACGGCATTTCCACCGGGGCGCTCTTCGCCCTGGTGGGAATGCTCTACGACCGCTACCACACGCGCAATATCGCCGACTACGGCGGCATCGCTCGCAAATTGCCGCGGTTCGCATTTTTCCTGGTTCTGTTTACGCTTTCGAGCATCGGTCTGCCGGGCACCAACGGCTTTGCCGGCGAATTCCTGATCCTCGCCGGCATGTTCCAGCGCGGCTGGTCGCAATCCCCCGCCGGCCTGAATTGGGAACTGCTGACGATCGCCGTCCTGGCCGTGCTGGGCGTCGTGCTCGGAGCGTGGTATATGTTGTGGCTCGTGCAGCGCGTGTTGTTCGGGCCGTTGCGAGAGCCTCAGCCGCATGCCGCCACAGAATCCGCCAGTGGGCACGAATCGCCCGCCGCCGCGCATCAAGTCGTTCCTGCGCATCATGCTCCGATCCGCGATTTGAACTTCCGCGAAATGCTGACGCTCGCGCCGCTGGTGGTATTCGTGTTTTGGATCGGCTTGGTTCCGAACAGATTTTTGCAGCCGATCGCCCCGGCCGTCGATCCATTGGCCGCCCCGATCGACGCCGCTTTCCAAGCGCACTACGCCGCCGCATCGCCGAGCCCGCAACCATCCTCGCTTGCGCTGCGGGCTAACATTGGCGACACACTAGCCCGAAGCGTTAGCGAAGACCGCCCCGCAACATCGCGAACAAACTTCAGCGGCCCCTCGAGCCACGACAGTACATTAGTCGGCCTCGTCCCTAGCCCCTCGTCCCTCGCCCCTCGCCCCTCCACCCCATGACCGACGCGACGACGATTTATCTCCTGCTGCCCGAGATCGTGCTGATCGGGGCGGCGACGATCATTTATCTGGCGGGCGCGTTTGTGCCGCGCCATTTCATGCCGCATGCCGCGGCCGTGTTCGCCATCCTGCTGGCCGGCCTGGTGCTACTGGGGCAAGACTTGCATGCCCATGCGGAGTTGTTGGCTTCGGCGCCGCGGGCCTGGATCAGCGGCCCGCTCGCAATCGATCTGTTGGGGCAGATTTGCCTGTGGGGCATTCTGCTATTCGCGTTGCTGTTGGTCATGCTGTCGGCGAATTCGCCCAGCGTGCGGCCGGCCGCCGAATATGTCGGCTCGCTGCTGCTGCTTGTGGCCGGGTTGATGATCGTCGCCGTGGCCTACGATCTGGTGCTGCTGTTCGTGGGGCTGGAATTGATTTCGATTCCCACCTACATCTTGCTCTATCTGGGGCGCCGCGATCCATACGGCCAGGAAGCGACGACGAAATACTTTTTCTTGAGCATCCTTTCCTCGGCGCTGCTGTTGTATGGATTCAGTTTTCTTTACGGCGCCGCAGGCACCACGCGGCTTGATGGGCTGTTGCACGTTTTGCAGATCGCGCCGTCGGGGGCGCATGTTGGGCCGGGCGTCGCGCTGGCCCCGATTGCCGTGCTGCTCGTTTTTGCGGGCCTCGGCTTCCGCATGACGTGCGTGCCGCTGCACTTCTATGCTCCCGACGTTTATCAAGGCACGAGCAACGCCAATGCCGGCTTGCTTTCC harbors:
- the nuoL gene encoding NADH-quinone oxidoreductase subunit L codes for the protein MTETLLILIPALPLAAAVLTGCLGPWLKSRSHWPVVIALVVAFLASLMLLKEVNSDAEYSARTNPGAIGYEKTYTLWTWANVHDAYPAQVSPGSPAAREMPGSEAAIPTDRAAMPAAGQSPSFSIGVTLRADALTSMMLSMVTFISSLVAIYSIGYMHGDRGYWRFFSYIGLFVFSMTMLVSVSNFVLLYVFWEAVGLCSYLLIGFWYEKPSAVAAGKKAFLVNRIGDFGFGLGLFLIWTTYGTLDFHDTVPPVMLEIQNGGGIEPAHVAREIAEFDSTHQPGVLGQIRLSVPNGGGYVGGAVGTAICLLLLAGACGKSAQFPLYVWLPDAMEGPTPVSALIHAATMVTAGVYMIARCTPLFFAAPQAQHAVALIGCFTALLAALIALTQTDLKRVLAYSTVSQLGYMFLSLGIGWLPGIIFGMFHLFTHAFFKALLFLGAGSVMHSMGGVIDMRKFGGLRKLMPITCITFLAGCLALAGVWPFAGFWSKDGILATTLERGQAGGSSGVFGIHGLTEGGFFTTLYWVGLATALLTAFYTFRAFFWTFCGPEKIPEEAGHHAHESPRTMTVPLMVLAVCATIVGFMFLSSFEEFLKLAPSLAWHAIPAGEVSETIHTRVGVTSTLVALLGIGVAAFLYLGDRKHVDALTRIFRLGYELSYGKFFVDPLYDWLIVRPLHVVAWICNFVDRWLIDGLVNLFGAIPPLFGAALRSLQNGVVQFYAMAMILGLLVLIGTLIPWPK
- a CDS encoding NADH-quinone oxidoreductase subunit M, with the translated sequence MSNLLLITIGFPLIGVALAALAAHWGRDAVRQSALMTSLITLVLAIVVVAHYPFGAAAGSSSIPYAASNLAWLGQDASLHGINIHFSVGLDGLSVWLFGLAALLTFCAVLVSWDSISDRPAGFYGLLLLLETGMLGVFAAGDIILFYVFFEFTLIPLFFLIGIWGSEERRYAATKFFLFTFAGSVLTFLGLLTIVLWQSMSSHKLTFSIAQLTVALAHNPLPNDAAHGYLQMLVFLALFAGFAIKVPLFPLHTWLPLAHTQAPAAGSVLLAGVLLKIGSYGFLRFSMPMLPAATAICVPWLLWLAVIGILYGALLALAQKDIKRLVACSSVSHMGFCMLGIFALNPLGLQGGVLQMINHGISTGALFALVGMLYDRYHTRNIADYGGIARKLPRFAFFLVLFTLSSIGLPGTNGFAGEFLILAGMFQRGWSQSPAGLNWELLTIAVLAVLGVVLGAWYMLWLVQRVLFGPLREPQPHAATESASGHESPAAAHQVVPAHHAPIRDLNFREMLTLAPLVVFVFWIGLVPNRFLQPIAPAVDPLAAPIDAAFQAHYAAASPSPQPSSLALRANIGDTLARSVSEDRPATSRTNFSGPSSHDSTLVGLVPSPSSLAPRPSTP